A window of the Dyadobacter pollutisoli genome harbors these coding sequences:
- a CDS encoding outer membrane beta-barrel family protein produces MRNFVFVAALCAIFAMHSKAQNAGNSSVIADTLKAKTLEAVTVRGQRPLIEQRADGITFNVANLPSVAGSDGADILRKVPMLSVDVNGGVAMRGSSNIRVLIDGKPSEVYASSVADALKAIRGENIVKVEVITNPSAKYDAEGTDGVVNIITLKIRTDATNGNITGTLANRSESVMADIHNKHGKWLINADGFYQKYRNKNGAELERTTEQLRLFQKNESRQKGTYFFGGANILYSIDSLNTLSVGYRARRSPNKTSTVSENFTVADDEKIPLFRRNITTPMGNNGNSFNAGYNGTSRNGRQEFSALAMYAMFDGMSGYDMEQLQNEMIDYRENFKSNMRLQDFTFQGDYTNALNDHWKLEAGAKLTRRSMDSDSRFGIYNFDQREFMNDAARANHFSYLNNIYALYGSMNLKLKKWAIVTGVRYESTTLNAVFQDTSLRVPSYDNVIPQILVNRIVNEKTSLKLSYTARIARPYFGYLNPTVNRSDSLTAQYGNPYLRPELTNRYQLSLTRTDPKLFKDFALFFSDNRNSIETIRTAIPGGLFESTYRNVGKNQRVGLSATLTWKPAAKFTLSGTFTGQYVWLKSAALGISNSGLMRQLVINSSYKIGGGYSVDFYGFFDSKNLRLQGYRSGWKYYSMTINKKSKNERINLSLRLDAFLTPHTFLKEEVTSEAYHQVQTFRYQNQNIRLSVSFKLGKKEIKTPRMKQLDNAE; encoded by the coding sequence ATGAGAAATTTTGTGTTCGTGGCAGCGCTTTGCGCAATTTTTGCCATGCATTCGAAAGCCCAAAACGCTGGTAATTCCAGTGTTATAGCAGATACATTAAAGGCAAAAACACTGGAAGCAGTCACTGTTCGCGGACAAAGGCCATTGATCGAGCAACGTGCCGATGGTATCACTTTCAATGTGGCTAACTTACCTTCTGTGGCGGGTTCCGACGGTGCTGATATTTTGAGGAAAGTGCCCATGTTGTCCGTCGATGTCAATGGTGGCGTCGCGATGCGGGGCAGTTCCAATATCCGGGTATTGATTGATGGTAAGCCGTCGGAGGTTTATGCTTCGTCAGTTGCTGATGCTCTGAAAGCGATACGGGGCGAGAATATCGTAAAAGTGGAAGTGATCACGAACCCATCGGCAAAGTACGACGCCGAGGGGACGGATGGTGTGGTCAACATTATAACCCTGAAAATCAGGACGGACGCGACTAACGGAAATATTACCGGCACACTGGCCAACAGAAGTGAAAGCGTGATGGCGGACATCCATAACAAACATGGGAAATGGCTTATAAATGCGGATGGTTTCTATCAGAAATATCGGAACAAAAACGGGGCCGAACTGGAAAGGACGACTGAACAGCTGAGGCTTTTTCAGAAGAATGAATCGAGGCAAAAAGGCACTTATTTCTTCGGTGGGGCAAATATCCTTTACAGTATCGACTCCTTAAACACATTGAGTGTAGGTTACCGCGCCCGGCGATCGCCTAACAAAACCAGTACCGTTTCGGAAAATTTCACAGTAGCTGACGACGAAAAGATTCCCTTGTTTCGGAGGAATATTACAACCCCAATGGGCAACAATGGCAATTCATTCAACGCCGGATACAATGGTACTTCGCGGAATGGGCGACAGGAATTTTCCGCGCTCGCTATGTATGCCATGTTCGACGGGATGAGCGGTTATGATATGGAACAGCTTCAAAATGAGATGATTGATTACAGGGAAAATTTCAAAAGCAACATGCGCTTGCAAGACTTTACGTTTCAGGGAGACTATACCAATGCTTTGAATGATCACTGGAAGTTGGAAGCGGGTGCAAAGCTGACGCGCAGGAGTATGGACAGTGACAGCCGGTTTGGGATTTACAATTTTGATCAGAGGGAATTTATGAATGATGCGGCGAGGGCCAATCATTTTAGCTATCTCAACAACATTTACGCGCTGTATGGAAGTATGAATTTGAAACTGAAAAAATGGGCGATCGTAACAGGTGTTCGCTATGAAAGCACCACATTGAACGCTGTTTTTCAGGATACTTCGCTGAGGGTTCCGTCCTATGACAATGTCATTCCCCAGATTTTGGTCAACAGGATTGTCAATGAGAAGACCAGTTTGAAGCTCAGCTATACCGCCAGGATAGCCAGACCCTACTTTGGTTATCTCAATCCTACCGTCAACAGAAGTGATTCGCTCACAGCGCAATATGGTAATCCGTACCTGCGGCCTGAACTGACCAATCGGTATCAACTGAGCCTTACCCGTACCGATCCCAAGTTGTTCAAAGACTTTGCATTGTTCTTCAGCGACAACCGAAACAGCATTGAAACCATCCGTACAGCTATCCCTGGTGGCTTATTTGAAAGCACATACAGGAATGTGGGTAAAAATCAGAGAGTCGGGTTGTCGGCAACATTGACATGGAAACCGGCAGCAAAGTTCACTCTCAGCGGCACATTTACCGGGCAGTATGTATGGCTGAAAAGCGCTGCGCTGGGTATTTCAAATTCAGGACTGATGCGGCAACTGGTGATTAACAGCAGTTATAAAATTGGCGGCGGTTACAGCGTCGACTTTTACGGATTTTTTGACAGCAAAAACCTCAGATTGCAGGGCTACCGTTCGGGCTGGAAATATTACAGCATGACGATCAACAAAAAATCTAAAAATGAACGGATAAATCTGAGTTTGCGGCTGGATGCATTCCTGACACCCCACACATTTCTCAAAGAAGAAGTTACGAGCGAGGCCTATCATCAGGTTCAGACATTTCGATACCAAAATCAGAACATCAGACTCTCGGTATCCTTCAAATTGGGCAAAAAGGAAATTAAGACGCCTAGAATGAAGCAGTTAGACAATGCGGAGTAG
- a CDS encoding dioxygenase family protein, which yields MKNLVALVLIIVSATVTSAQTKRVGGPCEGCEAIYENTVPFEKLNSFVQLPEVSWEGKKPMGINGTVFKADGTPAPDVVLYVYHTNEKGVYPKKGDEKGWATRHGYLRGWVKTDQKGGYKFGCLRPASYPGGDEPAHIHVTIKEPGINEYYIDEFLFSDDPLLTPERRAKLENRGGSGVVQIHDVGNMYKGERNIYLGKNIPDYPAKK from the coding sequence ATGAAAAATCTAGTTGCCCTGGTATTGATAATTGTCTCAGCAACAGTCACCTCCGCGCAGACCAAAAGAGTAGGAGGCCCCTGTGAAGGCTGTGAAGCGATCTACGAAAACACCGTCCCGTTCGAAAAACTGAACTCGTTTGTGCAACTTCCAGAGGTTAGTTGGGAAGGAAAAAAGCCAATGGGAATCAATGGCACTGTTTTCAAGGCCGACGGCACGCCAGCTCCGGATGTAGTGCTTTATGTGTATCATACGAACGAAAAAGGGGTTTATCCCAAAAAAGGGGATGAAAAGGGCTGGGCCACAAGGCACGGCTATCTACGTGGCTGGGTGAAAACTGACCAAAAAGGAGGATACAAGTTCGGGTGTCTGCGTCCTGCCTCCTATCCGGGCGGGGACGAGCCAGCCCACATTCATGTCACCATTAAGGAGCCGGGGATTAACGAATATTACATCGACGAGTTCCTGTTTTCCGACGATCCGTTGTTAACACCGGAGCGGCGCGCGAAGCTCGAAAACCGCGGTGGAAGCGGCGTCGTGCAGATCCACGACGTGGGTAATATGTATAAGGGCGAGCGGAATATTTATTTAGGGAAAAATATCCCGGACTACCCCGCTAAAAAGTAA
- a CDS encoding polysaccharide deacetylase family protein — MTEKFVMLTFDLEEFDIPEEYGQTVSEYDQMNVTLSGMERLLKVLEKHQINATFFTTGNFARYNSSLIKKLAEKHEIASHAMYHSPTHDFKESDIEESMLVLKSITGKDVSGFRMPRLRSFDRSKLSGMGIRYSSSTNPTYLPGRYNSLDKNPLPAMQDGMMELPCSTVPVFRFPLFWLSFKNLPTGLYNSLCRITLNSRKNLMLYYHPWEFADIGDYKLPGYVKSPDGEKLTSKLELLIQSLLAQGATFVTCSKFIGN, encoded by the coding sequence ATGACGGAAAAGTTCGTAATGCTGACCTTCGATCTCGAAGAGTTTGATATTCCCGAGGAATACGGGCAGACTGTTTCAGAATATGATCAGATGAATGTGACGCTTTCCGGCATGGAGCGCTTATTGAAAGTCCTTGAAAAACATCAGATTAATGCTACTTTTTTCACTACTGGCAACTTCGCCAGGTACAACAGTTCGCTGATCAAAAAGCTGGCTGAAAAGCATGAGATCGCGTCGCACGCCATGTACCATTCTCCCACGCACGACTTCAAAGAGAGCGATATTGAAGAATCCATGTTGGTTTTAAAAAGCATTACCGGCAAGGACGTATCCGGTTTTCGCATGCCCCGCCTGAGATCATTTGACAGGAGCAAGTTGTCCGGCATGGGGATCCGGTACAGCTCGTCGACGAACCCGACTTACCTGCCGGGCCGCTATAATTCGCTTGATAAAAATCCATTGCCGGCCATGCAGGATGGTATGATGGAGCTGCCTTGTTCCACTGTACCGGTTTTTCGTTTTCCTCTTTTTTGGCTTTCATTCAAAAATCTTCCCACCGGCTTGTACAACTCGCTTTGCAGGATCACATTGAATTCCCGCAAAAACCTGATGCTGTACTATCATCCCTGGGAATTCGCGGATATAGGAGATTATAAGCTGCCCGGGTATGTCAAATCGCCTGACGGTGAGAAGCTTACCAGCAAGCTGGAACTGCTGATCCAATCGCTGTTGGCGCAAGGTGCGACATTTGTAACATGCAGCAAATTCATCGGAAACTGA
- a CDS encoding glycosyltransferase family 2 protein — MKNSQPSHQPSISIVLPCYNPGEGWCSDLLRNMACLREKLPEHFIQFIISNDGSTRLERHQLCMLTSFGNVVFLDNPRNEGKGSAIRKGACRACGDIIIYTDLDFPFGTDAIVEMVSVFENNPGCSFVYGNRSMEYFQKLPLKRKLFSKMLRITNRLTLSQKVADTQAGIKGLRKEILPIVQQVKTNTFVFEIELIHKLLREGIGIEKIEVCANPSIVFTDFNMKVLFREAVNFTRIITAGLL, encoded by the coding sequence ATGAAAAACAGCCAGCCCTCTCATCAACCCAGTATTAGTATCGTTCTGCCATGCTACAATCCCGGCGAGGGGTGGTGTAGCGATCTTCTTCGTAATATGGCTTGCCTCAGGGAGAAGTTGCCTGAGCATTTTATTCAGTTTATTATTTCCAATGATGGCTCAACGCGTCTGGAAAGGCACCAGCTATGTATGCTGACTTCGTTTGGCAATGTTGTTTTTCTGGACAATCCCCGTAATGAAGGAAAGGGTTCGGCGATCAGAAAAGGGGCTTGTCGTGCTTGTGGCGACATCATTATTTATACCGACCTCGACTTTCCTTTTGGAACCGATGCGATCGTGGAAATGGTATCTGTTTTTGAAAACAATCCGGGATGCTCTTTTGTGTATGGTAACAGAAGTATGGAGTATTTTCAAAAACTTCCATTGAAAAGAAAGCTGTTCTCCAAAATGCTCCGGATTACGAACCGTTTGACATTGTCCCAAAAAGTGGCCGATACCCAGGCTGGAATTAAGGGATTGCGGAAGGAGATACTCCCGATTGTACAGCAAGTAAAAACGAATACATTTGTTTTTGAGATTGAATTGATTCACAAGCTGCTCAGAGAAGGGATCGGTATTGAGAAAATCGAGGTTTGTGCGAATCCGTCCATCGTTTTTACTGATTTTAATATGAAAGTGCTTTTCAGGGAGGCCGTCAATTTTACCCGTATCATCACCGCCGGATTGCTATGA